A single genomic interval of Parvularcula marina harbors:
- a CDS encoding acyl-CoA reductase: protein MTALAETQTPVQIDHVIKGETISTPGTVFGSGVHAFTTPPVDPNELVWSRTEQPPLADTPLEEIMDVLEAVGDRLTRDTAGYLAEALERNAVTNPLPRDLLERAYKSFVRVFNRDLMNYLVDTELGGRDAIDGWRETTSPSGRSVRLRAYPPRIVHVLAGNGPGTSAQTLVRGALVKGVHLLKMPSNDLFSTPAVLKTLAKTAPGHPITKSFSTAYWRGGDETIEPLLFRPQYFDKLVAWGGEAAIRNAVKHIGPGFELISFDPKTSISMIGREAFESDASIQAVADLAANDATILNQQACVSSRIQFVEASQEDADRFCEALAVRLGTERAFSSAAPWPVPQDIREEVDGLRMLEDFYRVWGDYEGAGLVIRSDEPVDFHPDGKVVNVVPVENLADAAQHVTVATQTVGVWPRERKAALRDILAARGTQRVVTLGSAPPELGLPHDGFYPMQRFVRWVNDED, encoded by the coding sequence ATGACCGCTCTCGCAGAAACGCAAACTCCCGTCCAGATCGACCATGTCATCAAGGGAGAGACCATCTCCACCCCCGGAACTGTCTTCGGTTCGGGGGTCCATGCTTTTACCACTCCGCCCGTCGATCCGAATGAACTCGTCTGGTCTCGGACGGAACAGCCGCCACTGGCCGATACGCCGCTAGAGGAAATCATGGATGTTCTCGAGGCCGTCGGCGACCGGCTGACCCGTGACACGGCTGGCTATCTCGCCGAGGCGTTGGAGCGGAATGCCGTCACCAACCCCCTGCCCCGCGACCTGCTGGAGCGCGCCTATAAGAGCTTTGTCAGGGTCTTTAACCGTGACCTGATGAATTATCTGGTCGACACCGAACTGGGCGGCCGTGACGCGATTGATGGATGGCGGGAGACAACCAGCCCGAGCGGCAGATCTGTGCGGTTGCGTGCTTACCCCCCGCGCATCGTTCACGTTCTGGCTGGCAATGGGCCTGGCACTTCTGCCCAGACACTAGTCCGCGGGGCGCTGGTCAAGGGCGTGCATCTTCTCAAAATGCCGTCCAATGATCTTTTCTCGACCCCGGCAGTGCTCAAGACCCTCGCAAAGACGGCACCCGGCCATCCGATCACGAAATCCTTCTCGACCGCCTATTGGCGGGGCGGTGACGAAACGATCGAGCCGCTCCTATTCCGGCCGCAATATTTTGACAAACTCGTTGCCTGGGGCGGTGAAGCGGCCATCCGCAATGCGGTGAAACATATCGGCCCCGGTTTCGAACTGATCAGTTTTGATCCGAAGACGTCGATTTCCATGATCGGCCGCGAAGCCTTTGAGAGCGATGCCAGCATCCAAGCCGTCGCGGACCTCGCCGCCAATGACGCGACCATCCTCAACCAGCAGGCCTGTGTGTCGAGCCGCATCCAGTTCGTCGAAGCCAGTCAGGAGGACGCCGACCGGTTCTGCGAAGCGCTTGCCGTGCGGCTCGGCACCGAGCGGGCCTTCTCATCCGCCGCCCCATGGCCGGTGCCGCAGGACATCCGCGAAGAGGTCGATGGCCTCCGGATGCTTGAGGATTTCTACCGGGTCTGGGGCGATTATGAAGGCGCCGGGCTGGTCATCCGCTCGGATGAGCCGGTTGATTTCCACCCGGACGGCAAGGTCGTGAATGTCGTCCCTGTCGAAAACCTTGCCGATGCCGCCCAGCATGTGACCGTCGCCACACAGACGGTCGGCGTCTGGCCGCGCGAGCGGAAAGCTGCCTTGCGGGATATTCTCGCCGCGCGCGGGACCCAGCGGGTCGTTACCCTCGGCAGTGCCCCGCCGGAACTCGGCCTGCCGCATGATGGCTTTTATCCGATGCAGCGTTTTGTCCGGTGGGTGAATGATGAAGACTGA
- a CDS encoding MFS transporter — translation MPGQYWQAAGSWFASWRKSTLSPLSYPMFRALWLAAIASNFGTIIQMVGASWVMTTMTSSPVMVASIQTAATLPIMLLALPAGALADTADRRIMMLLSQIIGLISALILAILAFAGLLSPVVLLVLTGFIASSIALHQPSWQATFADLVPRKDLPAAIGINSLAFNIARSFGPALGGFVLAIAGGATAFALNAVSFLGLIFVLLATRLPPRDQTLPAEKLGSAMRAGLRYVAMSPTLASTLFRGGLFSLGGSSIWALTPLIARDQLTGGPLTYGMLLGSFGLGSLVSGLGVSFARERLGSEKVVLFSSFAFAVGTVIIAFSHLLALSMLAMAICGASWIFSLATISTCVQLHSPRWVVGRAVSISQVAMIGGIAGGAFVWGQIATSAGLTMTFLGSAGFLFASLTARWFAPLPGTDETDLTPQEPIDIAPPRVHLETHTGPVIIEVEYQVAKELGPEFVSVMRELSRLRRRDGALGWSLQQNLDNPERWVERIVSATWLDHVRRANRSTKADADLKKRAAQFHAPEGTRIRRMVERPAGSMPIEWD, via the coding sequence ATGCCAGGGCAATATTGGCAAGCCGCAGGTTCCTGGTTTGCATCATGGCGGAAGTCTACGCTCAGTCCCCTGAGTTACCCGATGTTCCGGGCGCTCTGGCTCGCCGCGATTGCCTCGAATTTCGGCACCATCATCCAGATGGTCGGTGCCTCATGGGTCATGACGACCATGACGTCGTCGCCGGTGATGGTCGCCTCGATCCAGACCGCCGCAACCTTGCCGATCATGCTGCTGGCGCTTCCCGCAGGTGCCTTGGCCGACACGGCCGACAGGCGCATCATGATGCTCCTGTCCCAGATCATCGGGCTTATCTCCGCGCTGATCCTCGCCATCCTCGCTTTCGCAGGCCTTTTGTCTCCGGTCGTGCTTCTCGTGCTTACGGGCTTCATTGCCAGCTCGATCGCGCTTCACCAGCCCTCATGGCAGGCGACCTTCGCCGATCTTGTTCCCCGCAAGGATCTTCCGGCCGCCATCGGCATCAACTCACTCGCGTTCAATATCGCCCGCAGTTTTGGTCCGGCGCTGGGCGGTTTCGTGCTCGCGATTGCAGGCGGCGCGACCGCCTTTGCGCTCAATGCCGTCTCCTTTCTGGGCCTGATCTTCGTGCTGCTTGCGACAAGGCTGCCCCCGCGGGATCAGACATTGCCGGCAGAGAAGCTCGGCAGCGCCATGCGGGCGGGCCTGCGCTATGTGGCGATGTCCCCGACGCTCGCCAGCACGCTCTTTCGGGGAGGATTGTTCTCCCTCGGCGGCAGTTCGATCTGGGCACTTACACCCCTGATCGCGCGGGACCAGCTGACGGGCGGACCGCTGACCTATGGCATGCTGCTCGGCTCTTTCGGGCTCGGCTCGCTTGTCTCAGGCCTCGGGGTTTCCTTTGCTCGCGAGCGGCTGGGCAGCGAAAAGGTCGTTCTCTTCTCCAGCTTTGCCTTCGCGGTGGGAACCGTCATCATCGCCTTCAGCCACTTGCTGGCGCTTTCAATGCTGGCGATGGCCATCTGCGGGGCCTCATGGATCTTCAGTCTTGCGACGATCTCGACCTGCGTGCAGCTTCACAGCCCGCGATGGGTCGTCGGCCGCGCCGTCTCGATCAGTCAGGTCGCCATGATCGGCGGCATTGCAGGCGGGGCCTTTGTCTGGGGGCAGATTGCCACCAGCGCCGGGCTGACCATGACGTTTCTTGGCTCCGCTGGCTTCCTCTTCGCCTCCCTGACCGCCAGATGGTTTGCCCCCCTGCCCGGTACGGATGAAACCGACCTCACCCCGCAGGAGCCGATTGATATCGCGCCGCCGCGTGTGCATCTCGAAACCCATACCGGTCCGGTCATCATCGAGGTTGAATATCAGGTGGCCAAAGAGCTAGGTCCGGAATTCGTCTCGGTGATGCGGGAGTTATCACGTCTGAGGCGGCGGGACGGTGCGCTCGGATGGAGCCTCCAGCAGAATCTCGACAATCCCGAGCGCTGGGTCGAGCGGATCGTCAGCGCGACCTGGCTCGATCATGTGAGGCGCGCGAACCGCAGCACCAAGGCCGATGCGGATCTCAAAAAACGCGCCGCACAGTTCCATGCGCCGGAGGGAACGCGGATCCGCCGCATGGTGGAACGGCCTGCCGGTTCCATGCCGATCGAGTGGGATTAA
- a CDS encoding SDR family NAD(P)-dependent oxidoreductase — MMKTDLPRRCLITGVSGGLGAAMAERAFARGWQVFGTSRSQSVVDKFVADGGELASGGACDVTDPTSTDRIASQAAKAMGGIDLVINNAGYCLAGPFETLTPEQVQDEISVNLIGTLNTCRSVLPHLHETGFGHILNISSLSGVISFPGMTLYTASKFAVTGFSEALAKELAPHGIHVTAVAPGGLRTRFAGESLVMGKRDVAPYRNMVSAMKERFAASDGNQPNDPYKAAEAILSIADMEEPPFNAAIGVDAFDRVENALEERQADFASFRPYGENTGI, encoded by the coding sequence ATGATGAAGACTGATCTTCCGCGCCGTTGCCTGATTACCGGTGTCTCGGGCGGTCTGGGGGCCGCCATGGCCGAGCGCGCCTTCGCCCGCGGCTGGCAGGTCTTCGGCACCAGCCGCTCGCAATCTGTCGTCGACAAATTCGTCGCTGATGGCGGTGAGCTCGCCTCCGGCGGCGCCTGCGATGTCACCGACCCGACCTCGACCGACCGGATCGCCAGCCAGGCCGCCAAGGCCATGGGCGGCATCGATCTTGTCATCAACAATGCGGGCTATTGCCTCGCAGGTCCCTTTGAAACCCTGACCCCCGAACAGGTTCAGGATGAGATTTCCGTCAATCTCATCGGCACGCTCAATACCTGCCGGAGCGTCCTGCCACACCTGCACGAGACAGGGTTCGGACATATACTGAACATCTCTTCGCTGTCCGGTGTCATCTCCTTTCCGGGCATGACACTCTACACCGCCTCGAAATTTGCGGTCACGGGGTTCAGCGAGGCGCTGGCAAAGGAACTCGCTCCCCACGGCATCCATGTCACGGCCGTTGCCCCGGGGGGATTGCGCACCCGCTTTGCCGGCGAAAGCCTTGTCATGGGCAAGCGGGATGTCGCGCCCTACCGCAATATGGTCTCGGCCATGAAGGAGCGGTTTGCCGCGTCAGACGGCAATCAGCCCAATGATCCGTATAAGGCGGCTGAGGCTATCCTCTCGATTGCCGATATGGAGGAGCCGCCCTTCAATGCTGCCATCGGTGTTGATGCCTTTGATCGCGTCGAGAACGCACTTGAAGAGCGTCAGGCGGATTTTGCGTCCTTCAGGCCCTATGGCGAGAATACCGGCATTTGA